A region of Paenibacillus sp. 37 DNA encodes the following proteins:
- a CDS encoding ABC transporter substrate-binding protein → MSKQRKRFSLVLALLMAVTLVLSACGGSKDASESGGAGDDAVELIWYTIGTPQKDVNKVMEEVSKYTKEKINATVTMKMVDWGDYPQKMQVNVASGEPMDILFTSSGGFDYVQNARKGAFLELDDLLNEYGQDLTKTIDPAFLSGSKVDGHNYGIPANKELPQQEVWRFNQMLVDKYKLDISGVRTLDSLEPLLKTIKENEASVTPFAMDKNYVPYVPYDYVIQNLPMAIKLDTTDYKLVNILETPEMKEALTTMHKYYKAGYVSAEAATTGSTNDLTTSGNWFLDRAQTQPLADNQWSASYGYQVVSTPASEAIITNTSVQGSIMAISANSEYPEKAMEFLNLLNTDPVLRNMVDSGIEGTHYKKVDDTHMENLPESKNYDMPSYSLGNNMLLYLNSNDPDNKWDEFKKFNAEGVNSPILSFNFDASNVSSELTAVQNVKEQYWAALMTGTLDPAANLDQVIEKFNQAGLEKVMAEAQSQLDAWRAENK, encoded by the coding sequence ATGAGTAAACAAAGAAAACGCTTCTCACTCGTTCTTGCATTGTTAATGGCCGTTACACTTGTTCTTAGTGCCTGTGGAGGAAGCAAAGATGCTTCAGAATCCGGGGGAGCTGGAGATGACGCGGTAGAGTTGATCTGGTATACCATCGGTACCCCTCAGAAAGACGTCAACAAAGTGATGGAAGAAGTGAGCAAGTATACCAAAGAGAAAATTAATGCCACGGTAACGATGAAGATGGTTGACTGGGGTGATTACCCGCAGAAGATGCAGGTTAACGTAGCATCCGGTGAGCCAATGGACATTCTGTTCACCTCTTCCGGTGGATTCGATTATGTACAAAATGCCAGAAAAGGTGCATTCCTTGAACTGGATGACCTGCTTAATGAATACGGTCAGGATCTTACCAAGACCATTGATCCTGCATTCCTCAGCGGTTCGAAGGTAGATGGACACAATTACGGAATTCCAGCCAACAAAGAGTTGCCACAACAAGAGGTATGGCGCTTTAACCAAATGCTGGTTGATAAATACAAGTTGGACATCTCTGGCGTTCGTACGTTAGACAGTCTGGAGCCTCTGCTCAAAACAATTAAGGAAAACGAGGCGAGTGTAACACCATTTGCCATGGATAAAAACTATGTTCCTTACGTGCCTTATGACTATGTCATTCAGAATCTGCCAATGGCAATCAAGCTGGATACAACAGACTATAAGCTTGTAAACATACTGGAAACACCTGAAATGAAAGAAGCACTTACCACGATGCACAAATACTACAAGGCTGGTTATGTATCAGCAGAAGCGGCAACAACAGGTTCAACGAACGACCTGACAACATCGGGCAACTGGTTCCTGGATCGTGCACAGACTCAGCCGCTCGCGGACAATCAATGGTCTGCAAGTTACGGTTATCAAGTCGTTTCAACACCTGCAAGTGAAGCAATTATAACGAATACATCTGTACAAGGTTCCATCATGGCCATCTCGGCCAACTCGGAATATCCGGAGAAAGCAATGGAATTCCTGAACCTGCTGAATACAGATCCTGTGCTGCGTAATATGGTGGACTCCGGCATTGAGGGCACACACTACAAAAAAGTGGATGACACACATATGGAAAATCTGCCTGAATCGAAAAACTACGATATGCCTTCATACTCCCTTGGGAACAACATGCTGCTCTATCTGAACAGCAATGACCCGGATAACAAATGGGATGAGTTCAAGAAGTTTAACGCTGAAGGTGTCAATTCCCCGATCCTCAGCTTTAACTTTGATGCAAGCAATGTATCGTCCGAACTGACAGCGGTACAGAACGTGAAAGAGCAGTACTGGGCAGCACTGATGACAGGTACACTGGACCCGGCAGCCAATCTGGATCAAGTGATTGAGAAGTTCAATCAAGCCGGACTGGAGAAAGTAATGGCTGAAGCCCAAAGCCAGCTGGATGCCTGGAGAGCAGAGAACAAGTAA
- a CDS encoding response regulator transcription factor, with protein sequence MYKVFIVDDEPFIIEGLYDIVDWSSFGMEIVSHAGNGQAALQALSSQPVDILITDISMPLMNGLDLIREARRVQPELKVIILSGFNEFEYLKEGMQLGIENYLLKPINVEELESTLSNTASKLDHTVSPQADDAYGIQILKDNILHRWLTGQIAATEFEERAQFMDLSLDAPDVAVAILRDKGQVSGMFERVEEMLRDRRHLNVFHDIDGDIVIIANIQGTSDEEQKLMDGLQALSDEITVTHPGARIGAGRLMKGLYHAPTSYSEAKKALQYVMIYPDLKVIDHAMLERCGNSNATFFIEWREYAKLILSRNTEQLADRIRMDFEQHRDGLTPGELQNTALEVVIRFKMELESIKHSDESAIYQQGLQLVLDSGTFDELVRALQQVGSQTIQSLLQDLKNPIVNQVLQHIDKHYAEELSLKLLGAHYHLHPVYLGQLFHKETGETFAEYINKYRIERAKEQLRNSNLKVHEIARNVGYWETGYFYKQFRKYVGISPTDYKVFG encoded by the coding sequence ATGTACAAGGTGTTTATTGTGGACGATGAGCCATTCATCATTGAAGGGTTATACGATATTGTGGACTGGTCTTCGTTTGGAATGGAAATTGTGAGTCATGCGGGCAATGGGCAAGCAGCGTTACAAGCGCTCTCTTCTCAGCCTGTGGACATCCTGATTACGGATATATCCATGCCACTCATGAATGGTCTCGATCTGATTCGGGAAGCAAGGCGAGTACAACCTGAGCTTAAGGTCATTATCCTCAGTGGTTTCAATGAGTTCGAATATCTGAAGGAAGGCATGCAGCTGGGGATCGAAAATTATCTGCTTAAACCGATTAATGTGGAGGAATTGGAATCTACGCTGAGCAACACCGCGTCCAAGCTGGATCATACGGTATCACCTCAAGCCGATGATGCTTATGGCATTCAGATTCTGAAAGATAACATTCTTCATCGATGGCTTACAGGACAGATTGCAGCTACCGAATTTGAAGAACGTGCCCAGTTTATGGACCTTTCGTTGGATGCACCAGACGTTGCTGTGGCCATTCTGCGTGACAAAGGGCAAGTATCCGGCATGTTTGAACGCGTAGAAGAGATGCTCAGAGACAGACGACATCTGAACGTATTTCATGATATCGATGGAGACATCGTCATTATTGCCAATATTCAGGGTACGAGTGACGAGGAACAGAAGTTGATGGATGGCTTGCAGGCATTATCTGATGAGATAACCGTAACCCATCCGGGGGCACGCATTGGAGCAGGCAGATTGATGAAGGGACTGTACCATGCGCCGACCAGTTATTCGGAGGCCAAAAAAGCACTCCAGTATGTGATGATTTATCCTGACCTTAAAGTCATCGACCATGCCATGCTGGAAAGGTGCGGAAATTCAAACGCGACCTTTTTCATTGAATGGAGGGAGTATGCCAAACTCATTCTGTCCCGCAATACAGAACAACTTGCCGACCGGATTCGTATGGATTTTGAACAGCATCGCGATGGGCTTACACCTGGGGAGTTACAGAATACCGCACTGGAAGTGGTGATTCGCTTCAAGATGGAACTGGAGAGCATCAAACACTCGGATGAGTCTGCGATATACCAACAAGGGCTTCAACTTGTCCTGGACAGTGGCACTTTTGATGAACTCGTGCGGGCGCTTCAGCAAGTTGGGTCGCAGACGATCCAGTCCCTATTGCAGGATCTGAAAAATCCGATTGTAAACCAGGTGCTTCAGCATATCGACAAACACTACGCAGAAGAGCTTTCTCTGAAACTGCTGGGTGCCCACTATCATCTGCATCCGGTGTATTTGGGACAATTGTTCCATAAGGAGACCGGAGAGACGTTTGCCGAATATATCAACAAATACCGGATTGAACGTGCGAAGGAGCAACTGCGCAATTCCAATCTGAAGGTACATGAGATCGCACGAAATGTGGGGTATTGGGAGACGGGATATTTCTATAAACAGTTCCGTAAATATGTGGGGATTTCACCGACTGATTACAAGGTGTTTGGTTAA